From the genome of Lycorma delicatula isolate Av1 chromosome 11, ASM4794821v1, whole genome shotgun sequence, one region includes:
- the LOC142331986 gene encoding uncharacterized protein LOC142331986 has product MSGKIETNCPSFAGDLTLVANVIDETKSRILESEILLNDDVSPQVNLNMKSNELRIKDFRTVKTKDGMVFYPCRVVIDKLTITASTKNCKRCVNNSVYDGIIKQKSRECNCANGDVRTENLVKDISSENELPQQKGKKLVCEYCNERFRCKCYLKRDINFHAKEKENNSYSCQKSLILENKLKTQLITDKEEKNYVCNFCQKSFNHKSNLIIHLNIHTKEKNYICNFCQKSFNRKSNLERHLNIHTKDKNYICKFCQKSFNHKSNLKKHLNIHN; this is encoded by the exons ATGAgtggaaaaattgaaacaaactgTCCTAGTTTTGCTGGCGACTTGACACTTGTAGCAAATGTCATTGATGAAACTAAATCACGGATATTA gaatctgagatcttattgaatgatgatgtttcaccacaggttaatcttaatatgaaaagcaatgaacttcgaataaaagattttcgCACAGTGAAGACAAAAGATGGGATGGTATTTTATCCATGTCGT gttgttattgataaattaaccatcACTGCAAGTACTAAGAATTGTAAGAGATGTGTAAATAATTCGGTatatgatggaattataaaacaaaaatccagAGAATGTAATTGTGCGAATGGCGATGTAAGAACAGAAAATTTAGTCAAGGATATAAGTAGTGAAAATGAGTTACCTCAgcagaaaggaaagaaattggtttgtgaatattgcaatgaaagattcagatgtaaatgttatttaaagaggGACATTAACTTTCAtgctaaagagaaagaaaataattcttactcttgtcaaaagtctcttattcttgaaaataagttaaaaacacaacttattacggacaaagaagagaaaaattatgtttgtaacttttgtcaaaagtcatttaatcacaaaagcaatttaataatacatcttaatattcatacaaaagagaagaattatatttgtaacttttgtcaaaagtcatttaatcgcaaaagtaatttagaaagacatcttaatattcatacaaaagataagaattatatttgtaagttttgtcaaaagtcatttaatcacaaaagcaatttaaaaaaacatcttaatattcataactaa